The stretch of DNA CTTCGTTTCAGCATTCATCCTTTTCCACGCTCCTTAGTATAAGATTAATAGATTGTATTTTACAGTGATGTTCTTATTTATAATAATTATAATATAGTAATTATTATAAATTAAGTCAAGGGAAAAAGCTAGTTATTTTTTATTTTATAAAAACCCAACGACCTACCTCCGCTTTTCTTCTTGCTAATGATTATCAACGTCACTTCCCCTATAAAACGACGAAAGCTGCCATCGGGTTACGATAGCAGCATTATAGCTTTTCTTTTTTAGATTATTTAATTTTTTAGTTACCTTTATTATAAACAACAACAGCTCGTTATGTCACTACTTTTAAGCCGTTTTCCCAACTAAAGATTTTTTTCCTTTTGTGATGAGAAGTATAGTGATGACTAAAAATAACGTACTAATAATGGTAAAGAAACTAATTCCTTCAAACAGTTGAATGAACAATCCACCGAGAATAGGACCTAGTAAGCTTCCAAAACTGAAAAAGATCCCACACATTAAATTTCCGGTTGGTAATAAGTTTTTAGGCATAAGATCGGTCATGTATGCTATCCCTAATGAAAAAGTCGAGCCAACAAACATACCGGCTAGAAAGATAGTAATGGCAAGACCGAAAAAGTAGCCTTCTAAAAATCCCGCTGTTGTAAAGGTGATAAATCCTAAAAGGAATACAGCGACAAGAATGTTTTTCCGTCCCCATTTATCACTTAACATCCCGAGTGGCAGCTGAAAAACAATTCCTCCAATTGCAAAGGCAGCTAATATAATGGAAACATTGCTTACTTCGAACCCTATTCGGAGCGCATAAACTGGAAAACTACCATTCAATGAAGCTTCTAAAAACCCATACGTGAGCGGGGGAAGAAACGCGATCCATCCATATTTCCATGCTAGTTTAAACCTTTTCAACGTATGGAAAAACGAGTTCATCTGAATATCTTGTTCTGGATAATCGTTGTGCAGGAAGAATACAAACGCCCAACCGATTAAACAAAGAACAGACGAGACGATAAACGGTAATGCCTCATTAATTTGTACTAAAGGAGTCATTAACGGCCCAGCAGCAAATCCTATTCCGAAGAAAAGCCCATAAAGAGAGATGTTTCTACCACGGCGATGTTCGGGTGAAAAAGCAGTAATCCAAGTTTGCGTTGCGAAATGGAGGGCGTGATCACCGATTCCAATTAATAGTCGTAACACGAACCAAAACCAAAACGTTTTCCAGAGTGGAAACATCGCAAGAGAAAGAAATACGAGCAAGCCACCAATAATAATGACTGGTTTATAACCGTACTTCCGTAAAGGTTGTTCCATAAAAGGAGAAGCGAGAAGTACTCCAATATATAAAGCAGTTGCATTTACTCCGTTTAAAAAGGAAGATACGCCTGCATTTTCAAAAATAATCGCAATAAGTGGCAGTAGCATCCCTTGACTAAAACCGGATATTGCAACAATACTAACTAAAATCCAAAACCGAAACCGATTCATAAAACCCTCCTACATATACGAAATTGCCTGTTGTCGACAATTGTAGAATTATGCTGTTAATTAAGATATAATATTATCTTTACACCATAATAGATGTTAACTGTAAAATGTAGACAAAACAAGAGTTTTTCATCAATTAGTTCAAGCTAGAAAGAAGTAACTAAAAAGTAATTGTAATATAATTGAATGAAGAGAGAATAGGAGGGATAATGATGGAATTTAAAATGAAAGACGGAGGATTCTTGGCTGATTTACCTTATGGGGAACTTCACGTATCAGGTGATGAGCAGTTCGGCTTTCGACCATACCAGTTAATGGTTTCATCCATTGCAGTATGTAGCGGAGGGGTCTTGCGAAAAATACTTCAAAAAAAGCGTCTAACCGTAAAAGATATGCATATACATACAAAGGTGGAACGAAACGAGCAGGAGGCAAATCGACTTGAAAAAATCCACTTGCACTATATTATTAAAGGTGAGAATTTGCCTGAAAAACATGTAGAGCAAGCAATGGAACTTGCTCGAAAAAACTGTCCAATGGTCCAATCTGTTATCAATAGCATCGAAGTAACGGAATCATTTGAAATAGTAGAATAAATTAAGTTTCAAAAAAAAGAAAAGACTCCGCGGGGGGAAGCCGCTAGAGTCTTCAAGAACATAGGACAATGTGAAAAATTAAATTTCTTAAGTATTACACTGAAGGATAGTAGGAACTTAACTTTTAAAAGGTTAACTGATGTTCGGAGTAATGCTACCTCCTTTCAAGGTTGTAGTTACTCTATATCCCTCCCTCACTTTAAGTATACTATACTATATAGTTGGACAGTTGTAAATATTCTGATAAATTTAAAGTTTTTTTCATAAATGAGATATTTTTTGTTTACAATAGTAGGACAAGGTATAACAAGAAGGAGATACACATGTTAAAAAGAGCTGTTTTTTACTTAATAGGATTACTCATTTTATCGTTTGGCGTTAGTTTAACGATTGTGTCAGATTTAGGTGCAGGAGCGTGGGACGCGTTAAACGTTGGTCTCTCAATTAGAATCGGCCTAACGGTTGGTAGTTGGGTATTTATCGTAGGTATTATTTTAATTGTAGTTAATGCTTTCTTAAGAAAACATAAACCTGATTATTTAGCAGTCATTACGATCTTTTTAGTCGGATCGTTTATTGATTTTTGGCTATATATGTTGTCCAACTTAGAACCAACGGGCTTCCTATTCAAATTGCTCGTTTTACTTGCCGGTATGACGTTACTGAGCCTTGGAATTGCAACGTATTTACAGGCGAAATTCCCAGTTATCCCAATCGATAACTTAATGTTGGCACTACAAGACCGACTTGGATTTAAGCTAATGACAGCAAAAATGACAGGCGAATTAATTGCACTAGTACTTGCTTTAATCTTCGGCGGCCCAATTGGATTAGGGACTATTATCGTTACGTTTGGAGTAGGACCAATCATTCAATTGTTCTTTCCGACAATGGAAAAACTATATGGGAAATGGATGCACGAGGGGTGAGGATCTCTCGTGTTTTATTTTTGCATATTAAGCAGTGAAACAGAGCGCTTTGGGGATAATCTGTAGTATATTACATGAAATCAATATGTTATTATAATAGAAAGAATTATAATGGTGGTGATTTTTATGGGGAAAATACATTCTTCCGAAGAACTGATGAATCATATTGCTAATATGAATAGTGAAAATTCTGTATTTCAGTTTTCTATTCCAGGTAAAGGGAAATTTACTCTTGTCCTACAAGAAGAAGATAAAAAAACCATAAAGGTTGAATCAGAAGAAAATCCTGAACTCGAGCTTATGTTAAAGGAGAGTATGGAACAGTACGAAAATGGGCGTGGTATGACTACGACAGAGTTATTAAAATCACTTACTAAAAAGGATTTTATGTAATGATTGGTCGAAATATTATTTGGTCCCCTGCTGTTAAGGAAAAACTAACTTCGTTTAGAAGTGAAAGGTTTACACCAGAAGAAACGCTTGATTTTATTTCTCAGTTTATCTTAGAAACCGAAGAACTACTGCAAAATAATGTAATAGGTAAATTGTATACAGAAGAATATGGTAAATATAAGGTATCTCAAGAGTTGTAGTAAAGAAATTTAGAGTCTATTACAAATTGGTAGAAAAGGATGTTATTGTTTTAGCCGTCCTTTTCCCAGGTGAAAACTAATTAAATATTCCATATATGCGGCCATATTTTTATATGGTCTTTTTTGTGTTTGAGTAGGAGTAGTTGTTCAGAACGGAGGGCATGTTGAACAGAACCCTCAAGTTGTTGTACAGAAATGCTGTTGAGTTGAACAGAAAGAGAAATCGGCTGGGAGCTGTAACTCCGAACATGAAGTAGTTGTCCAGAATGGAGCGCATGTTGAACAGAATTCCCAAGTTGTTGAACAGAAATCATGTTGAGTTGAACAGAAAGTGAAATGGGCTGGGAGATGTAACTTCAAATTAGAAGCAGTTGTCCAGAACGGAGCGGATGTTGACCAGAACCGCCAAGTTGTTGGACAGAAATACTGTTGAGTTGAACAGAAAGTGAAATCGGTTGGGTACTGTATCTCCAAATTTGGAGCAGTTGTCTAGAACGGATCGGATGTTGAACAGAAGCCTCAAGTTGTTGAACAGAAATCCAGTTGAGTTGAACAGAAAGTGAAATGGGCTGGGAGATGTAACTTCAAATTTGAAGCAGTTGTCCAGAACGGAGCGGATGTTGAAAAACCCAGGTTGTTGAACAGAACCCCAGTTGAGTTAAACAGAAAGTGAAATTTATCTAGAAAAAGAAAGTCTAACCCCAAGAGTAGTTTTGCAAAATACACTAGACTACTTTCCTCCAACTAATTTTTTATGCCGAACGTGGATAATATTCCTTCTATTCGAAAAAAATAAAAGCAAACAAAATAAAAAGGCTAGTGAAAGGAGTTTAGCAACGTGAGACTCTTCAAAGTAATGCTCGTTTTTATGTTAATGTTTATTATCGCTCCTTCAGCTCATTCGGCAGAGAAAGGGCAAGAAGATAAGCAGCAAGGAAAAGTTCAAATACCAAGCTCCGTGCTCGATATTTCAAAAGAAAATACGTACCCAAACCCAACGGAGGATATTCCGTATTTACAGCCTAGTGAATTAACACAAGAACTAATTGATTCTTCTAACGTGAAAATTGAAAATCCACAGCTCATTAAAATGTTAAACGAATCAAATATTTCTCCTTCGCCTGTAGCGTTAGGGTACCGAGCAACCATTTATTTAGGACAATGGCCGCTCTATTACGATTCGGCAGAAACGAACGTAAACTGGGAATACCAAAAAATCAACACGAACTACATTGATAATCGCGGTGGAAAAGCACCGGTTCAAATGAAATATCGTCAAGAAGCACAAAAGCATATTAAAGGCGGTTTAACCTCTAAAGTCGCAAGCGATGGCGAAGTGAAACAAATGATGATGTTAAAAGCGATGGAAAAAACGAAGTTACCATTATCCTTCAGCACAATTATTGGAGCAGGCACGAAAAAAGACCAGGTGTATAACGTTCCCGTTAATAAACTTGGCTATTTATATGCGTATTCTCCAGCTGTAAATGAAAAAGGAAAAGTAACATATGGGGAAGTCTATTTAGAGCTAAAAGGTAGTAAAAAAGCAATTGTTGTGAAAAATGTAACTTCTCAAGGAATTGGTGCATGGATTCCTATCCAAGATCACGCATCATTCATTTTTGCTGCAAGCGACCGACCAAGATAAGAAAAAGAGTCTTCCAACCCGGAAAAAAGGTTGAAAGACTCTATTTTTATTTTGATAAAACTGCACTCTTTGTAGAAAAATCTTCGTTTGGATAATATGCATTTTTTACTAAAATATTCGGACCTAAACATTGAACAGCTGGACAATGGCAGCTTAGTTGTTTGGCAATTTTACTTTCATTCCATTTGTTATAAGCTTCAGGAAGAGAAGTAGTTTGGATATTACCAAGCGCTGGTGTATCACCAAAGTCAGTGACGATAATGTCCCCGTTAAAAATGTTCACGTTAAGTCTTGAGCGACCGTCCGGGTCATTACGAACCGTCACGTTTTTCGCTGCGTACAGTTTTTTCAATAGAGCTAAATCTTCCTCGTTAGAGCTACAAGCATAAAACGGCAACGTACCAAATAACATCCACACATTTTCGTCGCGAATGTCTAATAAACGATGGATAGCGTCGCGCATTTCTTCTAATGAAAGAACTTCTAAGTTGCTAGCAAAGTCACTTGGGTACATAGGGTGAACCTCATGACGTTGACAATTCATTTCTTCCACGATTTGCTTATGAATGTTTTCGATATGAGGAAGTGTTCGCTTATTCAACATCGTTTCGGCGGAAACAATAACTCCAGCTTTTGTTAATGCTTTCGAGTTATCAATCATTCTTTGGAAGTATTTCGCCCGCTGTTCATAGGAAGGTTTTCTCTCCATCATCGCGAAACCACCTTCGACGAAATCATCGATAGTTCCCCAGTTATGAGAAATATGCAAAACGTCAAGGTAAGGAACGATTAGTTCGTAACGAGCAAGATCTAACGTTAAATTTGAGTTTATTTGAGTGCGAACCCCTCTTTCATGGGCATACTTTAACAGAGGCACGACGTAATCAGTAACGGATTTTTTAGAGAGCATCGGTTCTCCACCCGTTATACTAATAGAACGCAGGTGAGGAATTTCCTCTAATCGGCGTATTAACAACTCTAACGGAAGTGCATCAGGGTCTTTCGGCTGTAACGTATAACCAACTGCACAATGCTCACAACGCATGTTACAAATAGTAGTAGTCGTAAATTCAACGTTCGTTAGTGTCATTTTGCCATATTGTTCTACATCTAAATAAGCTTCCCAAGGATCAAAGCTTGGAGTAATAGCTTGTAAAGGTGCTTTCGTTTTCATTTATATAAAACTCCTTCTAAAACAAAATTACTCTTCATTGTATCACGAAAGCGAGCAAATTAGACCGTGAATTTTGCGAGTACTTGCAACGAACACGCGGTTTCAGTACTATAAACTAAGAAAGAAAGGAGCGGTCAAAACAATGGGTAAGGCAACACATAACAAAGACGATCAAGTATCATACTTAAAAAATCGACTAAATATGTTCCTAGAGGTAATCGACTCAATGGATCCTGAATCAACTGAGGTAGAGGACATCGATCGATTAATTGAAATGTTAGATGATTTAGAAGTGAAGTATAACCAATTTAAAAAAGAGTGGTAAACTTAGGGACTGTCCAAAAATCAGTAGCGGCTGACTTTTGGACTTTTTTTATTTTTATTGGTGTGGTAAGTATGGTGAGTATTAATGAAGATCAATGGCATAAAAAGGAGGCTGGAGACTGTCGGGTTGACCAAAGTGGATTTGTTAGTGCGAAAGGTAGAGCAGTTGGCCGAAAAAGTGATTCAGTTGGCGCAAAAGGACTTGCAGTTGGCCGAAAAGCGATTCGGTTGGCGGAAAAGGACTTGCAGTTGGCCGAAAAAGCGATTCAGTTGGCGGGAAAGGGCTTCCAGTTGGCCGAAAAGTTGGTTCACTTGGCGGGAAAGGACTTGCAGTTGGCCGAAAAAGCGATTCAGTTGGCGGGAAAGGGCTTCCAGTTGGCCGAAAAGTTGGTTCACTTGGCGGGAAAGGACTTCCAGTTGGCCGAAAGATGATTCACTTGGCGGGAAAGGACTTCCAGTTGGCCGAAAGATGATTCATTTGGCGGGAAAGGAACTACGGTTGGCCGAAAAAGCGATTCAGTTGGCACAAAACAGAGTCCAGTTGGCCGATAAAAAGACCCCAATGGAATAAAAGAGAAGGCAACCAACACAGTAAATTGTTGACGGTTACAAATTCCTTTCAACAATTCCAAATAAGCAGTATAATAATTATTGTACAATTATTTATATATAAAATACTCACTATATACGGGGATAGGAGAGGAATTTTTAAAATGGAAAAAATATTAGACAGCTTGTATGAGCTAGTTGTTGAAACGTCCACGAAATTACCGAAAGATGTTCGTCGTGCGATTGCAAAAGCAAAGTTGAGCGAAAGTGCTGGAACGCGCGCTGCAATGTCACTAGCGACGATCACAAATAATATTAAAATGGCTGACGAAAACGTATCACCAATTTGTCAGGATACAGGTTTACCAACTTTCAAAATTAAAACTCCAGTTGGCGTAAACCAATTAAAAATAAAAGACGCTATTTATAAAGCAATGGCAGAAGCAACAAAACATGGGAAACTACGTCCAAACTCTGTTGACTCTTTAACAGGAGATAACAGTGGAGATAACTTAGGACCAGGAACTCCTGTGATAAAGTTTGAACAATGGGAAGAAGATTACATCGATGCGCGCCTTATTTTAAAAGGTGGCGGTTGTGAAAATAAAAACATTCAATATAGCTTACCGACTGAGCTAGAAGGACTTGGCCGTGCTGGTCGTGACTTAGACGGCATTCGCAAATGTATTATGCACTCTGTCTATCAAGCACAAGGACAAGGCTGTAGTGCTGGGTTCATCGGAGTTGGAATTGGTGGAGACCGTACATCTGGTTACGAGCTTGCGAAAGAACAATTATTCCGCAGTAACGATGACATAAATCCAGTAGAAGAGCTTCGTCAATTAGAAGAGTACGTAATGGAAAATGCAAACAAACTAGGAATTGGAACAATGGGCTTCGGTGGAGAAACGACGTTACTAGGCTGTAAAGTTGGCGTCATGAACCGTATTCCAGCAAGCTTTTTCGTATCTGTTGCTTATAACTGTTGGGCATTCCGTCGCTTAGGGATGAAAATTAATCCGGAAACAGGCGAAATTATGGAGTGGTTATACCAAGATGGCGACATGATTGACTTTAAAGATGAGCAAGTGGAAGAGGCTACTGAAAAGAATGATTCACGTGAAGTGGTGTTAACGGCTCCAATTACAGAAGAACAAATTCGTGAGCTTAAAGTAGGGGACGTGGTACGCATTACAGGTAGAATGTACACTGGCCGTGACGCGATTCATAAATATTTAATGGATAACGACGCACCTGTTGATTTAAATGGTCAAATCATTTACCACTGTGGACCAGTTATGATGAAAGACGAAGATGGAAATTGGCACGTAAAAGCAGCTGGCCCAACGACAAGTATTCGTGAAGAACCTTACCAAGGAGATATCATGAAGAAATTCGGTGTCCGTGCCGTTATCGGTAAAGGTGGAATGGGTGCAAAAACTTTAGCGGCCTTAAAAGAACACGGTGGCGTATACTTAAATGCAATCGGTGGAGCGGCACAATATTATGCAGATTGTATTAAAGGAGTAGACGGAGTCGACTTAATGAAATTCGGTATTCCAGAAGCAATGTGGCATTTAAATGTAGAAGACTTCACAGCCGTTGTAACAATGGATTCACACGGCAATAGCTTACATGAAGATGTAGAAAAAACGTCATTAGAAAAATTAGAGCAATTTAAAGAGCCGGTATTTAAATAAAAATTAACAAATGGAACTTCCGCGAATTTGGAGGTTCCATTTGTTTTTTGAAATTCACTTTCTTAACTCAATTTTCACCGCCTTGGCTTTACCTGGATAACTTGCTTCAATCTCTTCGCCATCCAACCAAATGTCGATCTCATTACCTACTTTAAACCCTTTAACATCATCGTAAGTTATATAAATTAAGGTGAGGTTTCTATCCATCAACTCTTCAATTGGAATATCTTTTATTTCATCAAATTCTTTAGAAGATATACGTTCTGCAACCAATAAACCTTTCCCATCTACTTCGAGAATATACCCTGTTGTGTGAGGAGGTTTTGGGTCAAAATTTTCTATTGAACAACCCGTCATGAATGCAATAAACATCAGTAAAATCAGCCGATTTTCTACAAGAATAAACGCTTTTATTTTACAGGCTTCATACAAATCGGTTTTCACCATTAAAAATCACGCCTCATATTGATTATCTTACATAATTCTATTCGCATTCACTTTTTTTCTTCGTTTCACTAACATGCCCCGTGAGTTGAACAGTAAAAAATGTTAATCTATTAGGTAAATTTAGTTGGAACCAAAAAATTTACTTAACCTTGCTTTTCGATAGTTTTATAATATTCGATTCCTAAAATAACTAGACCTATAAGTGTAAAAATCACTCCTAAAATGAATGGAAATCCTAAGAACAATGACTGTACAACTTCATTTCCAAATTGTTTCGCTCCAAAGATTGCATGCCATAACTTTGATTTACCAGACCATGCCGTAATATGAATTGCATATATAGTTCCACATAAAATAATTGTTAATGTGGTTAATAATCCACCTAACATTATAAATCCGCCAATTACGGTTCTTTTCATAAATTTACGCCCCCTATTTTAACTCTTCTCCCAGTTAGTACAATAACTTCCACAAAAAAAGCATTTCTCCTTCTTGAAGAAACGCTCTCTGTTATTTCAACAC from Sutcliffiella cohnii encodes:
- a CDS encoding YczE/YyaS/YitT family protein, which translates into the protein MLKRAVFYLIGLLILSFGVSLTIVSDLGAGAWDALNVGLSIRIGLTVGSWVFIVGIILIVVNAFLRKHKPDYLAVITIFLVGSFIDFWLYMLSNLEPTGFLFKLLVLLAGMTLLSLGIATYLQAKFPVIPIDNLMLALQDRLGFKLMTAKMTGELIALVLALIFGGPIGLGTIIVTFGVGPIIQLFFPTMEKLYGKWMHEG
- a CDS encoding OsmC family protein, which encodes MEFKMKDGGFLADLPYGELHVSGDEQFGFRPYQLMVSSIAVCSGGVLRKILQKKRLTVKDMHIHTKVERNEQEANRLEKIHLHYIIKGENLPEKHVEQAMELARKNCPMVQSVINSIEVTESFEIVE
- a CDS encoding fumarate hydratase; the encoded protein is MEKILDSLYELVVETSTKLPKDVRRAIAKAKLSESAGTRAAMSLATITNNIKMADENVSPICQDTGLPTFKIKTPVGVNQLKIKDAIYKAMAEATKHGKLRPNSVDSLTGDNSGDNLGPGTPVIKFEQWEEDYIDARLILKGGGCENKNIQYSLPTELEGLGRAGRDLDGIRKCIMHSVYQAQGQGCSAGFIGVGIGGDRTSGYELAKEQLFRSNDDINPVEELRQLEEYVMENANKLGIGTMGFGGETTLLGCKVGVMNRIPASFFVSVAYNCWAFRRLGMKINPETGEIMEWLYQDGDMIDFKDEQVEEATEKNDSREVVLTAPITEEQIRELKVGDVVRITGRMYTGRDAIHKYLMDNDAPVDLNGQIIYHCGPVMMKDEDGNWHVKAAGPTTSIREEPYQGDIMKKFGVRAVIGKGGMGAKTLAALKEHGGVYLNAIGGAAQYYADCIKGVDGVDLMKFGIPEAMWHLNVEDFTAVVTMDSHGNSLHEDVEKTSLEKLEQFKEPVFK
- a CDS encoding YfkD famly protein is translated as MLMFIIAPSAHSAEKGQEDKQQGKVQIPSSVLDISKENTYPNPTEDIPYLQPSELTQELIDSSNVKIENPQLIKMLNESNISPSPVALGYRATIYLGQWPLYYDSAETNVNWEYQKINTNYIDNRGGKAPVQMKYRQEAQKHIKGGLTSKVASDGEVKQMMMLKAMEKTKLPLSFSTIIGAGTKKDQVYNVPVNKLGYLYAYSPAVNEKGKVTYGEVYLELKGSKKAIVVKNVTSQGIGAWIPIQDHASFIFAASDRPR
- a CDS encoding MFS transporter, producing the protein MNRFRFWILVSIVAISGFSQGMLLPLIAIIFENAGVSSFLNGVNATALYIGVLLASPFMEQPLRKYGYKPVIIIGGLLVFLSLAMFPLWKTFWFWFVLRLLIGIGDHALHFATQTWITAFSPEHRRGRNISLYGLFFGIGFAAGPLMTPLVQINEALPFIVSSVLCLIGWAFVFFLHNDYPEQDIQMNSFFHTLKRFKLAWKYGWIAFLPPLTYGFLEASLNGSFPVYALRIGFEVSNVSIILAAFAIGGIVFQLPLGMLSDKWGRKNILVAVFLLGFITFTTAGFLEGYFFGLAITIFLAGMFVGSTFSLGIAYMTDLMPKNLLPTGNLMCGIFFSFGSLLGPILGGLFIQLFEGISFFTIISTLFLVITILLITKGKKSLVGKTA
- a CDS encoding SE1561 family protein produces the protein MGKATHNKDDQVSYLKNRLNMFLEVIDSMDPESTEVEDIDRLIEMLDDLEVKYNQFKKEW
- a CDS encoding DUF3221 domain-containing protein, whose product is MVKTDLYEACKIKAFILVENRLILLMFIAFMTGCSIENFDPKPPHTTGYILEVDGKGLLVAERISSKEFDEIKDIPIEELMDRNLTLIYITYDDVKGFKVGNEIDIWLDGEEIEASYPGKAKAVKIELRK
- the yfkAB gene encoding radical SAM/CxCxxxxC motif protein YfkAB yields the protein MKTKAPLQAITPSFDPWEAYLDVEQYGKMTLTNVEFTTTTICNMRCEHCAVGYTLQPKDPDALPLELLIRRLEEIPHLRSISITGGEPMLSKKSVTDYVVPLLKYAHERGVRTQINSNLTLDLARYELIVPYLDVLHISHNWGTIDDFVEGGFAMMERKPSYEQRAKYFQRMIDNSKALTKAGVIVSAETMLNKRTLPHIENIHKQIVEEMNCQRHEVHPMYPSDFASNLEVLSLEEMRDAIHRLLDIRDENVWMLFGTLPFYACSSNEEDLALLKKLYAAKNVTVRNDPDGRSRLNVNIFNGDIIVTDFGDTPALGNIQTTSLPEAYNKWNESKIAKQLSCHCPAVQCLGPNILVKNAYYPNEDFSTKSAVLSK